In the Gossypium arboreum isolate Shixiya-1 chromosome 10, ASM2569848v2, whole genome shotgun sequence genome, one interval contains:
- the LOC108489434 gene encoding putative pentatricopeptide repeat-containing protein At1g12700, mitochondrial — translation MGKLIPSIFHSSFPRYFNTFATHIQALSENSMSVRGNPKNSDRFRNVEDALASFKKMIDKYPLPSILEFTKILSSIVRMKHYATVVSMCRQMEVLGVPHNVYSFNILINCFCQLGHTDFGFSVFGKMLKLGVEPDVVTFTTLINGLCKQRKISQAASLFHEMIGTGYQPNLIAYSTILNGLCKTGNTKRAVRFLSMMEERGFKPDIVAYSTVIDCLCKKGLLNEALDLFSEMMVKGIRPNIVTYSCLIHAMCNSGQQKQATRLLNEMVDNNISPNIFIYNILIDAHFKEGMIFEVLDIVNTMGKQGIEPDVVTYSILVDAYCKKGMISKAEDIVDSMKKLGIEPDVVTYNILVNAHCKEGMVPKLKILLTRCTLKEGDGFEAPDIVDTMRKQGIEPKVVTYNTLMQGMCQLGRVSTTFVLRRKMLASRKFPNLVTYLILLVGLCKSGKLEEALKIFRAMQNSGLELNITSYTIVIDGLCKAEHIEDAKELFRELSVNVLKPNVCTVIIGFCKE, via the exons ATGGGTAAGCTTATTCCTTCTATTTTCCACTCTTCCTTTCCTCGATATTTTAACACCTTTGCTACCCACATTCAAGCTTTAAGTGAGAATTCCATGTCTGTAAGGGGAAACCCAAAAAATTCTGATCGCTTCCGTAATGTTGAGGATGCTTTGGCTTCCTTTAAAAAGATGATTGACAAGTACCCACTGCCTTCAATTCTGGAATTCACCAAAATATTATCATCCATTGTTAGAATGAAACATTATGCTACTGTTGTTTCTATGTGTAGGCAGATGGAAGTATTAGGAGTTCCCCATAATGTTTATTCTTTCAACATCTTGATTAATTGTTTTTGTCAATTAGGTCATACTGATTTCGGGTTTTCTGTTTTTGGGAAAATGCTCAAGTTAGGTGTTGAGCCTGATGTTGTAACCTTTACCACTTTGATTAATGGACTTTGTAAGCAACGTAAGATTTCTCAGGCTGCTAGTTTgtttcatgaaatgattggaaCAGGGTATCAACCTAATTTAATTGCTTACAGTACAATACTTAACGGGTTGTGTAAGACTGGGAACACCAAAAGAGCTGTTAGGTTTTTATCGATGATGGAAGAAAGAGGTTTCAAACCTGATATTGTAGCATATAGCACCGTCATTGACTGTCTTTGTAAGAAGGGCTTGCTAAATGAGGCTTTGGATCTCTTCTCCGAAATGATGGTTAAGGGCATTAGACCAAATATTGTTACTTATAGTTGCTTAATTCATGCTATGTGTAATTCCGGTCAGCAGAAGCAGGCAACAAGGCTTTTGAATGAAATGGTGGATAACAATATCTCacctaatatttttatatataatatattgatTGATGCACACTTCAAGGAGGGAATGATTTTTGAAGTTCTAGATATTGTTAACACAATGGGAAAGCAAGGCATCGAGCCTGATGTTGTCACATATAGTATATTGGTAGATGCATATTGCAAGAAGGGAATGATTTCTAAAGCTGAAGATATTGTTGACAGTATGAAAAAGCTAGGCATTGAGCCTGATGTTGTCACATATAACATATTGGTTAATGCGCATTGCAAGGAGGGAATGGTTCCTAAGCTGAAGATATTGTTGACACGA TGCACATTGAAAGAAGGGGATGGTTTTGAAGCACCAGATATTGTTGACACAATGAGAAAGCAAGGCATTGAGCCTAAAGTTGTCACATACAACACTCTTATGCAAGGTATGTGTCAACTAGGGAGAGTTTCAACTACCTTTGTGCTTCGAAGAAAGATGCTTGCTTCCAGAAAATTTCCAAATCTAGTGACCTATTTGATTCTGCTGGTTGGTTTATGCAAAAGTGGTAAACTTGAAGAGGCATTGAAAATTTTTCGAGCAATGCAAAACAGTGGGTTGGAACTTAATATTACCTCCTATACTATTGTAATTGATGGCCTGTGCAAAGCTGAGCATATCGAAGATGCAAAGGAATTATTTCGTGAACTCTCTGTCAATGTTTTAAAACCTAATGTTTGCACAGTGATTATTGGATTCTGTAAAGAGTGA
- the LOC108487482 gene encoding endonuclease III homolog 1, chloroplastic-like, whose product MYEVVSRSFSLRFSIGFGLALGGMESNNKMPKTRFSVKALSSSSSDQNPNPGSGLTNNVSLPQVRVFTRKKRLKKTLDVVKENPKPENEDHNSCSLPDIEEFAYKKVDGPARSGKSKSACDELNVGVGIASPIGVGGKPPANWEKVLEGIRKMRSLEDAPVDTMGCEKAGSVLPPKERRFAVLVSSLLSSQTKDHVTHGAIQRLSQNCLLTPDAIDKADEATIKNLIYPVGFYTRKAINMKKIAKICLMKYDGDIPSSLEELLLLPGIGPKMAHLVMNVAWNDVQGICVDTHVHRISNRLGWVSRPGTKQKTSSPEETRVALQQWLPKEEWVPINPLLVGFGQTICTPLKPRCETCSITLFCPSAFKEASSPSKVKKSGARKKL is encoded by the exons ATGTATGAGGTTGTATCAAGGAGTTTTTCACTTCGTTTTAGTATTGGATTTGGATTGGCCTTGGGAGGGATGGAATCGAACAACAAAATGCCAAAAACAAGATTCTCTGTCAAAGCCCTCTCCTCTTCTTCTTCGGATCAAAACCCAAACCCAG GTTCTGGATTGACCAACAACGTTTCTTTGCCTCAAGTTCGAGTTTTTACCAGGAAAAAAAGGCTTAAAAAGACACTGGATGTTGTAAAAGAAAATCCCAAACCAGAAAATGAAGACCATAAT TCGTGTAGCTTACCTGACATAGAAGAATTTGCATACAAGAAGGTAGATGGACCTGCTCGGTCAG GGAAGTCGAAGTCCGCATGTGATGAGCTTAATGTGGGTGTCGGTATTGCTTCTCCTATTGGAGTGGGAG GCAAACCACCTGCCAACTGGGAAAAAGTGCTTGAAGGAATCCGTAAAATGAGATCCTTAGAAGATGCACCTGTGGACACTATGGGATGTGAGAAAGCTGGAAGTGTTCTTCCACCCAAG GAAAGAAGATTTGCTGTCTTGGTATCATCACTACTATCTAGCCAAACCAAAGATCATGTTACTCATG GAGCAATTCAACGTCTCAGTCAGAATTGTCTTCTGACTCCTGATGCCATTGACAAAGCTGATGAAGCAACTATTAAGAATTTGATCTACCCG GTCGGATTTTATACAAGGAAAGCTATTAATATGAAGAAAATTGCAAAAATCTGTCTTATGAAGTATGATGGGGACATTCCAAGCTCCTTGGAGGAACTACTCTTGCTCCCAGGGATAGGCCCGAAGATGGCTCATTTG GTTATGAATGTTGCGTGGAATGATGTTCAAGGGATATGTGTAGATACTCATGTGCACCGCATTTCCAATCGGCTTGGATGGGTGTCTCGACCAGGGACAAAACAG AAAACTTCGTCTCCAGAGGAAACAAGAGTGGCATTGCAACAGTGGCTTCCAAAGGAGGAATGGGTCCCAATTAACCCTCTTTTG GTGGGATTTGGACAGACGATTTGTACTCCACTCAAGCCACGGTGTGAAACCTGCAGCATTACGTTGTTTTGCCCATCTGCCTTCAAGGAAGCCTCGAGCCCGTCTAAGGTGAAAAAATCTGGTGCTAGGAAAAAGCTTTGA
- the LOC108487541 gene encoding ATP-dependent Clp protease adapter protein CLPS1, chloroplastic-like produces the protein MAFVAGMATTSSFGMVKLHSIPSVSAKGKTGLKLMSVKVRADSFKTGGAGVLERPSFDQSQFDPSSQALEGGDIGRSKDKNGTGSGDSYKVLLVDDARHSEKLVAKVLPQVVPSVTPNDARKLFHVSREHGLAVVIVTVKEHAEFYSQMMVRGGLRSTIVPDSDVV, from the exons ATGGCGTTTGTTGCAGGAATGGCAACTACGTCGTCGTTTGGTATGGTCAAGCTTCACAGCATCCCCTCGGTTTCTGCCAAAGGGAAAACTGGTTTGAAACTTATGAGCGTGAAAGTGAGAGCTGATTCTTTTAAGACCGGTGGTGCTGGTGTATTGGAACGACCTAGTTTCGATCAATCTCAGTTTGACCCTTCTTCCCAAGCTCTTGAAG GTGGTGATATTGGGCGATCGAAGGATAAGAATGGTACTGGCAGTGGAGACAGTTATAAAGTTTTGCTGGTTGATGATGCTCGTCATTCTGAAAAATTAG TTGCAAAGGTTTTGCCTCAAGTTGTTCCATCTGTTACACCCAATGATGCAAGAAAACTCTTCCATGTATCGCGAGAACACGGATTGGCGGTTGTGATTGTCACAGTTAAG GAGCATGCTGAATTCTATTCCCAAATGATGGTACGAGGTGGACTGCGATCAACAATCGTGCCTGATTCAGATGTGGTGTAA